Part of the Sulfurihydrogenibium sp. genome is shown below.
CTGCAAATCTTTTCTATAAGTACTTTCTGCTTGTAATTTACTGTTTTCCAGCTCGTTTTTGTACAGCTGGAGCTTCATATAGTCTATTAGACTTAAAAAACCTGCTTTTTGTTTCTTTTCTTGGATTTGAAGCATTTTTTCATAATCGTTTAAATCCTGCTTTAAATACTCATAATAACTTTTGTCAGACAATGTTTGAAAGTAAACAGATAAAAAGTTTAAAATTACGCTCCTTGTAGTATCTTCTTTTTGATAGTTAATAGATTGTAATTGATAGAAAGCAGATTTAATTCTGTTTTCTCTTTTTCCACCAAGTTCAAAAGGCTGGTCTACTCTTATGGATAACATTGTATTTCCGTTATCGTACACAATGTTTTTACCAAACGTAATACCTGTGTAATTTACTGATAAGGTTGGATTTTGATAAAATTTTGTCTGAATATATTGACCTTCGGCTTTTTTAACTTCATAAGATGCAATTTTTACATCGTAGTTGTTTTCTTTTATTATCTTAATTGCGTCGTTTACAGTTATTTTTTGATTAACATCTTCGGCTAAGCTAAAAGATACATTAAAACCAAAACAGACAACTATTACAGTTATAAACTTTTTCATGTTTATCCTTGCTAATCATTAATCTTAATCAGATAATTATATACAAGTACGAATGATAAAATCATTAAAATTTTTTAATAATACGTCGGGTGAGAAATTCAATAAAAGTATGAGATTCTTCGCTTCGCTCAGAATGACACCCTAAGGTTATTCTTCCTTTAATGCTTATCATTCAATCTTTCTCTGTCATCCCGAGGACTTGAGTCCGAAGGATCTCCTATTTTATTGTTACTTGAAAGGAAGAGGGTTGAAAAAGGGGATTCTTCGCCGGCTGCAGAATGATGATGTTGATTTTTCCAAGCATTCTCAATTAAGAATGTATCTGAAAGAAAGATAAATAAGCAATGGTATGAAATTCATTATCAATTCTAAAAGATATAAGAAGAAAAGTTGTATATTGAGATGGTAAAAATTGTTAACATTTCAGCCTCTTATCTCTCACCTATCACGTTTAAACATTGAATCTGAAATATATAATATCGCCGTCTTTTACAACATACTCTTTT
Proteins encoded:
- a CDS encoding TolC family protein — protein: MKKFITVIVVCFGFNVSFSLAEDVNQKITVNDAIKIIKENNYDVKIASYEVKKAEGQYIQTKFYQNPTLSVNYTGITFGKNIVYDNGNTMLSIRVDQPFELGGKRENRIKSAFYQLQSINYQKEDTTRSVILNFLSVYFQTLSDKSYYEYLKQDLNDYEKMLQIQEKKQKAGFLSLIDYMKLQLYKNELENSKLQAESTYRKDLQEIKFYLNGNYEPVSVNIDTKEPNLDDLIQKATEKRESIKALQEQLNSVEHQIKLIKAYSIPDVSLGVEYDSFGTQYKPGVGFGFSLNLPTFDKRKGDLITAIALKEQTLVALSKEKDRIRKEISQAYEDYLVSKKIYNSYLEKKKIMDDLLERTKKAYSIGGISTLDFLDTLRTYKSFMNAYLQSYYQFLNNYLSLKILAGEDL